A genomic region of Paenibacillus sp. PL2-23 contains the following coding sequences:
- a CDS encoding NAD-dependent epimerase/dehydratase family protein: protein MKVLITGGYGFIGSHIADRFKKEGYEVFIIDNLSTGKKENVSIKHKSYVMSVEDTKCEEIFQANMFDVVVHLAAQISVAASIANPRLDTESNVLGLANLLHLAKKHRVKKFIYASSAAVYGEKKELPIKEEATCSPISPYGISKWVGESYCAKWQELYGLETVSFRFSNVYGPRQDARGEGGVVSVFMSRLLDGENLIIHGDGNQTRDFIYVEDVADAIYRASNSDLIGVYNLSTNTECSVNQLAETLSALRGSLSIVHTERRHGDIDRSVLCNERVKRDLDWSPLYSIEEGIQRTYAYFESEQSRKEAAAAPVLKAQSPVRKKLKKFMPYIENGLAFALTAWLTLSQQYSDFGVIDVKLFYIVIIGIMYGNRQSMLAVLLSIGLFGYQKISAGSELVSLMYIPDFFFQIAIYVFIGLVVGYSIERKNAQLAVQEQRNEELENKYDFLSTIYQEVRDVKDELQLRILNAGDSYGKIYSVTKELESLEPEDVFNATVNVVGTIMNASEVSIYTVNRAQSYLRLVARSTSSKEAADKSLKVADYEYLQEMLTEGKVFINKQLSEQAPLMCAPIFYKNNVVAVVAIDGISFEKFTLYHQNLFKTTVDLVASSLTKAIAYFEATENQRYVEGTSIMRPEFFRSVLDAKRTAWENHQTPYLLLKGIVQNISLPEVSNTMTGMLRETDYTGLNERRELLVLLSNTTQEDAVHVLRRFSLKGITLEVVQEGA from the coding sequence TTGAAGGTATTAATTACAGGCGGTTACGGGTTTATAGGTTCGCATATTGCAGACCGATTTAAGAAGGAAGGATACGAAGTCTTTATTATAGACAATCTCTCTACGGGAAAAAAAGAGAATGTGTCTATTAAGCATAAATCCTATGTCATGTCTGTTGAAGATACGAAATGTGAGGAAATATTCCAAGCTAACATGTTCGATGTGGTTGTTCACTTGGCAGCGCAGATAAGCGTCGCAGCCTCCATTGCAAATCCAAGGCTCGATACGGAATCAAACGTTCTCGGTCTTGCGAATCTACTCCATCTAGCTAAGAAGCACCGGGTTAAAAAGTTCATTTATGCTTCCTCCGCTGCTGTATATGGGGAGAAAAAAGAATTGCCTATTAAAGAAGAAGCAACGTGTTCCCCTATTTCTCCTTATGGTATTAGCAAGTGGGTAGGCGAATCCTATTGCGCCAAGTGGCAAGAGCTTTATGGTCTGGAGACGGTGAGCTTTCGCTTCTCCAATGTTTATGGTCCAAGACAGGATGCGCGGGGCGAGGGCGGTGTCGTCTCCGTCTTTATGAGCCGTTTGCTTGATGGAGAAAACCTTATAATTCATGGCGACGGAAATCAGACAAGGGATTTCATCTATGTTGAAGATGTGGCTGATGCCATATATCGCGCTTCAAATTCTGATTTAATAGGCGTATACAATTTATCCACCAATACCGAATGCAGTGTCAACCAGCTAGCCGAAACCCTGTCAGCATTGCGCGGTTCCCTAAGTATTGTACATACGGAGCGACGTCATGGAGACATTGACCGGTCTGTCCTATGCAATGAAAGAGTGAAGAGGGACTTGGACTGGTCACCCCTCTATTCCATAGAAGAAGGTATCCAGCGTACGTATGCTTATTTTGAGAGCGAGCAGTCCAGGAAAGAGGCTGCTGCCGCGCCGGTTCTCAAGGCTCAGTCGCCGGTTCGCAAGAAATTAAAGAAGTTTATGCCTTATATAGAGAATGGATTGGCGTTTGCTTTGACAGCCTGGTTGACCTTGAGCCAGCAGTACAGCGATTTCGGTGTAATTGACGTCAAACTGTTCTATATCGTCATAATTGGCATCATGTACGGTAACAGGCAATCCATGCTGGCGGTGCTGCTGTCTATTGGGCTGTTCGGGTATCAGAAGATCTCGGCCGGCAGCGAGCTCGTATCGCTCATGTACATTCCCGACTTTTTCTTTCAGATAGCTATTTATGTTTTCATTGGCTTGGTGGTTGGTTATTCCATTGAACGAAAAAATGCACAGCTCGCGGTCCAAGAGCAGAGGAACGAAGAGCTTGAGAACAAATATGACTTCCTGAGCACCATCTATCAGGAAGTGAGAGATGTGAAAGATGAGCTCCAGCTTCGCATTCTAAATGCGGGGGACAGTTACGGCAAAATATATTCCGTGACCAAAGAGCTGGAAAGCCTGGAGCCAGAGGATGTATTTAATGCCACGGTCAATGTGGTGGGAACCATTATGAATGCATCCGAGGTTTCCATCTATACGGTGAACCGAGCCCAGAGCTATCTGCGTTTGGTTGCCCGATCTACCAGCAGTAAGGAGGCCGCAGATAAATCGTTAAAGGTTGCGGACTACGAGTATCTGCAGGAGATGCTTACCGAAGGCAAGGTGTTTATAAACAAACAGTTAAGCGAACAAGCCCCGCTTATGTGCGCTCCGATTTTTTATAAAAACAATGTTGTGGCTGTAGTGGCGATTGATGGCATCTCATTCGAAAAATTTACTCTCTATCATCAGAACCTGTTCAAAACAACCGTGGATCTTGTTGCGTCTTCGCTAACCAAAGCTATTGCTTACTTTGAAGCAACGGAGAACCAGCGTTATGTGGAAGGTACGTCGATTATGCGGCCAGAGTTTTTCCGGTCAGTGCTGGATGCCAAGAGAACAGCATGGGAAAACCATCAGACGCCTTATTTGCTGCTTAAAGGAATAGTGCAGAATATCAGCCTTCCGGAAGTGAGCAATACCATGACGGGTATGCTGCGAGAAACGGATTATACCGGTCTGAATGAACGACGCGAATTACTGGTACTGTTGTCGAATACGACTCAGGAGGATGCCGTGCATGTCCTAAGAAGATTTTCACTAAAGGGAATTACACTGGAAGTTGTTCAAGAGGGAGCCTAA
- a CDS encoding S-layer homology domain-containing protein — protein MTAAWRRKTWKQWLSAVTASAILLGAMAPQASYAEEAAGEAVSAVPPILITELVPDTTNVSGVSSDAYEFIEIYNNTDKELDLSQYKLFYRYPDKGPADDVEWPTAATGSVMIPVGGTIVLWVINAANKALTESDFNTNFGVHLTEGENLFRLRESGGMANGAARDLVVKNVLGNDIVIASYQNDEQTKPDKGIFYAYPNDGSNNMRMLDNPGTEAATPGSVTTDQVPEEPVQAPDPILNVPPAIGDIQHVQAESGLEVSATITDADLEVPAATLHYRMASQSEYTAVAMLRGEEGSAYSAWIPNSVLAEETIYYYIEAKDASSQTVSDEMRADIVLGEFDPQSASPLLITELVPDSANIGSGDGYEFVEVYNNTDQPLSLKDYRIRYRYTDYGPSTDVIWPTSREDIVIPSGQAVVFWVINSHNTAATAADFNTNYGTSLQEDVNLFRMYSDGMANGGKRGMVLATNSGIEVSAAYYENDDETKANMGIFYRYPLDGTPNMIKYSAGIEAATPGAIAPGQVPVSRVTVTADTVHPVITDLTAVTTADQSASFDIVAAASDDKQVKTVLLYYKDDRESEYNQRYLTQSYSDTLFRQTIFSPQLIARSYMEYYFEVSDGTNSVTTMPKRVTITGGPEQAELRLNVEENEVLSGTSIIRGAGADVPWSELDLSLDGEALTTGTYAALESGAYFAFETMGVNYYFKNAVVMDGEIIHTFLDPIESWSTLSIPISADELQEGSNVISIYAGSKSGPFDDRPEENKDDFEIRNVRLVLADGTELYDPSYASPMTSLKMGDSAGKHEHIDFAFTLTADKLAAKAYAWDTRNEEDGEHTITLEHESHGTLDRIVRVDNTAPVIQSMIEDGEEYRGEFVIDAVVTDAIAGVEVVEALLDGEPIELPYATSSATLHPGSHTFEVKAGDAAGNEAAVVVTFSVPDENPNAPTVVAPLPGTANVGSQATLSVNVQDPLNDLLRVSFFRGYSFDATSASAGFAAYSGAADTEPPKQEVPGGETGYSAEDYERIREADKQYLVNDATEQFPYHRFEIRLDPSVKDTDRVAVSWQGHSLEGRKVSLYAWNPGSMKWDQLDTHIAGNEDFELGAEVLAGEYRNGDTNQMNLMVQDELPVSNDPYDFSFVWMSDTQYYSESYPEYFRDNVRWIKENLDSHKIRYVIHTGDLVDESDEEYQWREADMNMKVLDDAGIPYGVLAGNHDVDHAKGTYDEYWKWFGEQRFVDQPTFGGSYNNNMGHYDLISAGGNDFIIVYMGWGLADREIEWMNQVVKAHPNRKAILALHEYLLVSGNRAPIADKVYEEVVLPNPNVFATLSGHYHDAELKTDAIDDNQDGIMDRKVYQMLADYQGAERGGLGYIRLMQFDMANDKLHIKTYSPTLDDYNYYDPVLYPGKDEFSLDLELDAQTKRVATDYFGVQVFTDAQIGETQTTESGGTAVVRWTGLAGNASYEWYAVAEDPYKGMGRSNVWRFYTGEGEAPVLPLPSLPVDPKPQPEVTGGVISLQPNASGQYELGAAALQEAIAGAEGETFIEIKLGQNEASSNQAAEVRLPAAAIADLRKSGKGLQLAASGLTVQYPVQALPAEVLEQAGDATVAWRIGSELTAAVKQAMQQSQQGAAGLSGSDIVFTLELVVTSGDGTSTKVHELGGKVRVSRMLSEDERRLIDPDYAGVYYLDGGRAIYMGGTFENGEVAFETDHFSDFAVMEYRRPFDDIVGHWAQPFVGKLAAKHVVTGVAASMFAPERAVKRADFAVMAVKALGHLELEAAGASFADVAAGSYYAAYVEKAYELGLVTGYQNHFRPEDAISREEAAVILMRLYALLQGEAAAEADGQGSFMFADLAVASDWAQDAIEAAAALGLVSGKGDGMFDPHADVKRAELAKMIWLALSAE, from the coding sequence GTGACAGCAGCATGGAGAAGGAAAACATGGAAGCAGTGGCTATCAGCCGTAACCGCCTCGGCAATTCTGCTCGGAGCTATGGCTCCGCAAGCAAGCTATGCAGAAGAGGCAGCGGGCGAGGCTGTAAGCGCAGTACCGCCTATCCTCATTACAGAGCTTGTTCCGGATACGACAAATGTCAGCGGAGTCAGCTCGGATGCCTACGAATTTATTGAAATCTATAATAACACGGACAAGGAGCTGGACCTCTCGCAGTACAAGCTGTTCTATCGTTATCCGGACAAGGGCCCGGCCGATGATGTGGAATGGCCAACTGCGGCGACGGGCAGCGTCATGATTCCGGTTGGCGGAACCATTGTCCTATGGGTCATAAACGCTGCGAATAAAGCATTGACGGAGTCGGACTTCAATACAAACTTCGGTGTTCATCTCACGGAAGGCGAGAACCTCTTCCGTCTGCGGGAGAGCGGAGGCATGGCGAACGGTGCCGCTCGGGACCTGGTCGTCAAGAATGTGCTGGGCAATGACATTGTAATTGCTTCTTATCAGAACGATGAGCAGACGAAGCCGGACAAGGGCATCTTCTATGCTTATCCGAATGACGGCAGCAATAACATGCGAATGCTGGACAACCCCGGCACCGAAGCGGCTACACCAGGCAGTGTAACGACAGATCAAGTGCCGGAGGAGCCGGTGCAAGCGCCGGACCCAATTCTTAATGTTCCACCGGCGATTGGTGACATTCAGCATGTACAAGCAGAGAGCGGTCTTGAGGTATCCGCGACCATTACCGATGCGGACCTTGAAGTGCCTGCGGCTACCTTGCATTACCGTATGGCCTCGCAGTCGGAATATACCGCTGTAGCGATGCTGAGGGGAGAAGAAGGAAGCGCCTATTCGGCATGGATTCCGAATTCGGTCCTGGCAGAAGAAACGATCTATTATTATATTGAAGCAAAAGATGCCAGCAGCCAGACCGTCTCCGATGAGATGAGAGCGGATATTGTGCTGGGCGAGTTCGATCCGCAGTCTGCTTCGCCGCTGCTTATTACAGAGCTGGTTCCGGATTCCGCGAATATCGGCTCCGGCGACGGGTACGAGTTTGTTGAGGTGTATAACAATACGGATCAGCCCTTAAGCTTGAAGGACTACCGGATCAGATACCGTTATACGGACTACGGACCGTCCACCGATGTCATCTGGCCGACCTCGAGGGAGGACATTGTGATTCCTTCCGGGCAAGCCGTTGTGTTCTGGGTCATCAATTCGCATAATACGGCTGCTACAGCCGCTGATTTCAATACGAATTATGGCACATCGCTGCAAGAGGACGTGAATCTGTTCCGGATGTATAGCGATGGCATGGCTAATGGCGGCAAGCGCGGCATGGTGCTGGCGACGAACAGCGGCATTGAGGTTTCGGCTGCCTATTATGAGAATGATGACGAGACGAAGGCAAACATGGGTATTTTCTACCGATATCCACTGGATGGCACGCCGAATATGATCAAATACAGCGCAGGCATTGAGGCGGCTACGCCCGGTGCCATCGCTCCAGGTCAGGTGCCTGTAAGCCGGGTTACGGTTACGGCAGACACCGTTCATCCAGTCATTACAGATCTGACTGCGGTAACGACGGCGGATCAATCCGCAAGCTTCGACATTGTAGCCGCAGCAAGCGATGATAAGCAAGTGAAGACCGTGCTCCTCTATTACAAGGATGACAGGGAGAGCGAATACAACCAGCGTTATCTGACGCAGAGCTACAGCGACACGTTGTTCCGTCAGACGATATTCAGCCCGCAGCTTATTGCGCGGAGCTATATGGAATATTATTTTGAGGTATCCGATGGCACCAACTCCGTCACGACTATGCCGAAGCGTGTCACGATAACAGGCGGGCCGGAGCAAGCGGAGCTGAGACTGAATGTCGAGGAGAACGAGGTTCTGTCTGGCACCTCCATTATTCGAGGCGCGGGGGCCGACGTGCCATGGAGCGAGCTTGATCTGTCTCTGGACGGCGAAGCGCTGACGACGGGCACCTATGCGGCACTGGAGAGCGGCGCGTACTTTGCGTTCGAGACGATGGGGGTCAATTATTATTTTAAAAATGCGGTAGTCATGGATGGAGAAATTATTCATACCTTCCTTGATCCCATTGAAAGCTGGTCGACCTTGTCCATTCCAATCTCTGCGGATGAGCTGCAGGAAGGCAGCAACGTCATCTCCATCTACGCCGGCTCCAAGTCGGGTCCATTCGATGACCGGCCGGAGGAGAACAAGGACGACTTCGAGATTCGCAATGTACGGCTCGTGCTGGCAGATGGCACGGAGCTGTACGACCCAAGCTATGCCAGCCCGATGACCTCGCTGAAGATGGGCGACAGCGCCGGCAAACATGAGCATATTGACTTTGCATTTACACTGACGGCAGACAAGCTGGCTGCCAAGGCATATGCATGGGATACGCGCAACGAAGAGGACGGCGAGCATACCATTACGCTTGAGCACGAGAGTCATGGTACGCTGGACCGCATCGTCAGGGTGGACAATACTGCGCCTGTTATACAGTCCATGATTGAAGATGGCGAGGAATATCGTGGAGAGTTTGTCATTGATGCTGTCGTGACGGATGCCATCGCTGGCGTTGAAGTCGTGGAGGCGCTGCTGGACGGTGAACCGATAGAGCTGCCATATGCCACCTCTTCTGCGACGCTTCATCCAGGCAGCCATACGTTTGAGGTGAAGGCCGGGGATGCGGCAGGGAATGAAGCCGCTGTTGTCGTGACGTTCAGCGTGCCGGACGAGAATCCCAATGCTCCGACTGTTGTGGCTCCGCTTCCGGGCACTGCGAACGTAGGAAGCCAAGCGACGCTGTCGGTGAACGTCCAGGACCCTCTGAATGATCTGCTGCGCGTCTCCTTCTTCCGTGGCTACAGCTTCGACGCAACAAGCGCTTCTGCCGGGTTTGCCGCGTATAGCGGAGCGGCCGATACAGAGCCTCCGAAGCAAGAGGTTCCGGGCGGAGAGACTGGCTACAGCGCTGAAGACTATGAGCGAATTCGTGAGGCGGACAAGCAGTATTTGGTGAACGATGCAACGGAGCAGTTTCCGTATCACCGCTTCGAGATTAGGCTTGATCCCTCGGTGAAGGATACGGACCGTGTTGCTGTGAGCTGGCAGGGCCACTCGCTGGAGGGACGCAAGGTTAGTCTGTACGCATGGAACCCGGGTTCCATGAAGTGGGATCAGCTGGATACCCATATTGCAGGGAACGAGGATTTCGAGCTGGGGGCCGAAGTGTTGGCGGGCGAGTACCGCAACGGGGACACCAATCAGATGAATCTGATGGTGCAGGACGAGCTTCCCGTATCCAATGATCCTTACGATTTCTCCTTCGTATGGATGTCAGATACGCAATATTATTCTGAATCGTATCCGGAGTATTTCCGCGACAATGTGAGATGGATCAAGGAAAATCTGGATTCGCATAAAATCAGGTACGTGATTCATACGGGAGATCTTGTAGATGAATCAGACGAGGAGTATCAATGGCGGGAAGCCGATATGAATATGAAGGTGCTCGACGATGCGGGCATTCCATACGGCGTATTGGCCGGCAACCATGACGTCGATCATGCCAAGGGCACGTATGATGAATATTGGAAGTGGTTCGGTGAGCAGCGGTTCGTGGATCAACCGACGTTCGGCGGCTCCTACAATAATAATATGGGCCACTATGACCTCATATCTGCGGGCGGGAATGATTTTATTATCGTGTATATGGGCTGGGGACTGGCTGATCGAGAGATTGAATGGATGAACCAGGTCGTGAAGGCGCACCCCAACCGCAAGGCGATACTAGCGCTTCATGAGTATTTGCTCGTGTCGGGCAACCGTGCGCCGATCGCGGACAAGGTGTATGAGGAGGTTGTGCTGCCGAATCCCAATGTGTTCGCGACACTGTCCGGACATTACCATGACGCTGAGCTGAAGACGGATGCAATCGACGATAATCAAGACGGCATCATGGACCGCAAGGTATATCAGATGCTGGCGGATTATCAGGGCGCCGAGAGAGGCGGTCTTGGCTACATCCGGCTTATGCAGTTCGATATGGCCAATGACAAGCTGCATATCAAGACCTACTCACCGACGCTCGACGATTACAACTATTACGATCCCGTGCTTTACCCGGGCAAGGACGAGTTCTCGCTCGACCTGGAGCTGGACGCGCAGACGAAGCGGGTCGCGACGGATTATTTCGGCGTACAGGTGTTCACGGATGCGCAGATTGGCGAGACCCAGACGACAGAGAGCGGCGGAACAGCCGTTGTGCGGTGGACTGGTCTTGCAGGGAATGCCAGCTATGAGTGGTATGCAGTGGCTGAGGATCCATATAAGGGGATGGGACGCTCGAACGTATGGCGTTTCTACACAGGTGAAGGCGAGGCTCCTGTCCTTCCATTGCCTTCGTTACCTGTTGACCCGAAGCCGCAGCCGGAAGTGACGGGCGGCGTAATCTCCTTGCAGCCGAACGCCAGCGGCCAATATGAGCTGGGCGCGGCTGCCCTGCAGGAAGCGATTGCAGGGGCTGAGGGCGAGACGTTTATTGAAATTAAGCTGGGGCAGAATGAAGCCTCGTCGAATCAAGCGGCTGAGGTAAGGCTGCCGGCTGCCGCTATAGCTGATCTGCGGAAGAGCGGCAAGGGGCTGCAGCTGGCGGCGTCTGGCTTGACGGTCCAATATCCCGTCCAGGCACTGCCTGCGGAGGTGCTTGAGCAAGCTGGCGATGCGACTGTGGCTTGGAGGATTGGATCGGAGCTGACAGCTGCCGTGAAGCAAGCCATGCAGCAATCCCAGCAGGGAGCTGCGGGATTAAGCGGGAGCGATATTGTATTCACTCTGGAGCTGGTTGTCACGAGTGGGGACGGAACCTCCACCAAGGTGCATGAGCTTGGCGGCAAGGTTCGGGTATCGAGAATGCTGAGCGAGGATGAGCGGCGACTGATTGATCCCGATTATGCCGGAGTCTACTATCTGGATGGAGGGCGCGCCATCTACATGGGCGGTACCTTCGAGAACGGCGAGGTGGCGTTCGAGACGGATCACTTCTCGGACTTCGCGGTTATGGAATATCGCAGGCCGTTCGATGACATAGTCGGCCACTGGGCGCAGCCGTTTGTGGGCAAGCTGGCAGCGAAGCATGTAGTGACGGGCGTGGCCGCGTCCATGTTCGCTCCGGAGCGCGCCGTGAAGCGCGCGGACTTCGCAGTCATGGCTGTGAAGGCGCTTGGACATCTCGAGCTGGAAGCGGCGGGCGCTTCGTTCGCGGATGTTGCAGCGGGCAGCTATTATGCGGCTTATGTAGAGAAGGCTTACGAGCTGGGTCTGGTAACAGGCTATCAGAACCACTTCCGTCCGGAGGACGCGATCTCCCGCGAGGAAGCGGCCGTTATTCTGATGAGGCTGTATGCGCTTCTGCAAGGAGAGGCGGCAGCTGAAGCGGATGGACAGGGAAGCTTCATGTTCGCGGATCTGGCCGTTGCCTCCGATTGGGCGCAAGACGCGATTGAAGCGGCAGCCGCGCTGGGACTGGTAAGCGGCAAGGGCGACGGCATGTTCGATCCTCACGCGGACGTCAAGCGTGCCGAGCTGGCGAAGATGATCTGGCTGGCGCTCTCAGCGGAATAG
- a CDS encoding choice-of-anchor Q domain-containing protein: MLHSVYRNRQAVVLKYAKIGFILLLGIMLVIHQSPIKAYSAGGGLGAVYYVSVTGDDSNPGTLQAPWRTIQKAANTLNGGDTVFVRGGTYEEFVSITSSGSKPEGYITFQAYPGEKPVIDGSNLVISSGKNSLIHIRKANYIIIDGFELRSLKSYSSSQYPAGIRVQAGGSNIHILNNNVHHIQNLSADGNAHGIHIYGDTLLPLTAIQISGNEVHHLTLGSSESITVSGNVDGFSIERNIVHDNNNIGIDVAGHYGACSAPCVDQARNGVIADNLVFNIDSSINPAYGEGSNSAGGIYADGATNVQIERNHVYNSDFGIEIASENKSKMTSEITVANNFVHHNDGAGIIMGGSNASNGGASNNIIANNTLVLNDRLNQGFGEISIQENVVNNTISNNILFGRSAKPLLVKWNTSGSGNTIDYNLYFQQGGQSGNPWRWNGVAYTEWTVYQKATGFDAHSVFADPLFTNLANNLVTLTEKSPAIDGANGAVGAGRLDYYGVLRPYGGALDIGAAEFTASPAPIPTQSASELAAPSPNASPTPVPAPTSSAASSTPPNAVPTSVPGSGNMAVDGNFQDWVSIEELAMGDNHVKSLKAVVRDHNLYILVKGNLLHEKGQLYLNTDGNTKSGFQAPFWDGAGADYLLENGTLYSYNGKGGTDWSWTKLQSYKKTSSFVASSSVVEAAIPLVDLGIVGMVDVQIGYVWKDSHADKLPVSSELAKVANTQAPAPTVHPVLTGSIQIDGYAEDWSTYPYTSSGNSNPTGLKLHNDKENLYLLIEGSDLATKTQVYFLSGSGRADYKLSGWESGISNILMENGRLYQYTGKGSNWSWQSMSTLNTKTQYVVQKRAIEVSIPLSKLKIKAGAELKVGVLLHDNKSTQLPAKGQMAVYTVK, from the coding sequence TTGCTGCATTCGGTATATCGGAATAGACAGGCCGTTGTATTGAAATATGCCAAGATCGGTTTCATTCTGCTCCTCGGAATTATGCTTGTCATTCATCAATCCCCCATTAAAGCATACTCGGCGGGTGGAGGGCTCGGAGCCGTGTATTATGTGTCGGTCACGGGAGACGACAGCAACCCGGGCACGCTCCAAGCCCCGTGGCGTACCATTCAGAAGGCTGCTAATACACTAAATGGCGGGGATACTGTATTTGTTCGTGGTGGAACCTACGAGGAGTTCGTGTCTATTACTTCATCTGGCTCTAAGCCGGAGGGCTATATTACATTCCAGGCATATCCTGGAGAGAAGCCTGTTATAGACGGTTCTAATTTAGTCATTTCAAGCGGGAAAAACAGTCTGATTCATATTAGAAAAGCGAATTACATTATTATAGACGGCTTTGAGCTTCGCAGCTTAAAGTCCTACAGCAGCTCGCAATATCCCGCTGGCATTCGCGTTCAAGCGGGGGGCTCAAATATTCATATTCTTAATAACAATGTTCATCATATTCAGAATTTGTCCGCGGATGGGAATGCGCATGGTATTCATATTTATGGCGATACGTTGCTTCCTCTGACTGCTATTCAGATTAGCGGCAATGAGGTTCATCATTTAACACTTGGTTCAAGTGAGTCAATAACGGTGAGCGGTAATGTCGACGGCTTCTCAATAGAGCGGAACATTGTTCATGATAACAACAATATTGGAATTGATGTGGCAGGGCATTACGGAGCATGCTCAGCTCCATGCGTGGATCAAGCTAGAAACGGCGTCATTGCAGATAATCTTGTCTTCAACATTGACTCATCCATTAACCCTGCCTACGGCGAAGGATCGAATAGCGCGGGGGGCATTTATGCAGACGGTGCGACGAATGTACAGATTGAGCGAAACCATGTGTATAATAGCGACTTCGGTATTGAAATTGCGAGCGAGAATAAGAGCAAGATGACAAGCGAGATAACAGTTGCCAATAATTTCGTGCATCATAACGATGGCGCCGGCATTATAATGGGTGGCTCCAATGCAAGTAATGGAGGGGCCTCGAATAATATAATAGCCAATAATACGCTTGTGCTGAATGATCGGTTGAATCAAGGCTTTGGAGAAATCTCGATTCAGGAGAATGTGGTTAACAATACGATTTCCAATAACATATTGTTTGGACGATCCGCCAAGCCGTTACTTGTTAAATGGAATACGAGCGGTTCAGGGAATACAATTGACTATAATTTATATTTCCAACAGGGTGGACAGAGCGGCAATCCATGGAGATGGAATGGCGTCGCTTACACTGAATGGACAGTATACCAGAAGGCAACAGGGTTTGATGCGCATTCCGTATTTGCTGACCCATTGTTTACGAATCTTGCGAATAATCTGGTTACACTTACAGAGAAATCGCCTGCAATAGACGGGGCGAATGGAGCCGTAGGCGCTGGACGGCTGGATTATTATGGAGTATTACGGCCCTATGGCGGCGCACTGGATATCGGGGCAGCGGAGTTTACAGCGAGTCCTGCGCCAATCCCGACGCAATCGGCGTCGGAGCTGGCTGCTCCTTCGCCGAACGCTTCTCCAACCCCGGTGCCAGCGCCAACGTCTTCTGCTGCGAGCTCGACCCCGCCGAACGCAGTACCGACTTCCGTGCCTGGAAGCGGCAATATGGCTGTTGATGGGAACTTTCAGGATTGGGTCTCTATTGAAGAACTGGCGATGGGCGACAACCATGTCAAATCTCTAAAAGCGGTCGTGAGAGATCATAATCTGTATATCCTTGTAAAGGGGAATCTGCTTCATGAGAAGGGGCAGCTGTACCTAAATACAGATGGCAACACAAAGTCCGGCTTCCAAGCGCCGTTCTGGGATGGAGCGGGAGCCGATTATCTGCTGGAGAACGGAACGTTGTACTCGTATAACGGTAAGGGCGGTACCGATTGGTCTTGGACGAAGCTGCAATCTTACAAAAAAACCTCCAGCTTTGTAGCAAGCTCTTCTGTTGTGGAGGCGGCCATTCCACTAGTTGACCTGGGTATAGTTGGAATGGTTGATGTTCAAATTGGCTATGTGTGGAAGGATTCGCATGCGGATAAGCTGCCTGTTTCCAGCGAGTTAGCGAAAGTGGCCAATACACAGGCGCCTGCTCCAACAGTCCATCCCGTACTGACTGGAAGCATACAGATTGACGGGTACGCGGAGGACTGGTCCACTTACCCCTATACAAGCTCCGGCAATTCCAATCCAACCGGTCTTAAACTGCATAACGACAAGGAGAATCTATATCTGTTAATTGAGGGCAGCGATCTTGCTACGAAGACGCAAGTGTATTTCCTAAGCGGTTCGGGGAGAGCGGACTACAAGTTATCAGGGTGGGAGTCAGGTATTTCTAACATTCTAATGGAAAATGGAAGATTGTATCAGTATACAGGAAAAGGTAGCAATTGGTCGTGGCAGTCCATGTCTACCTTGAATACCAAAACGCAGTACGTCGTTCAGAAAAGAGCAATTGAGGTCTCCATTCCATTATCAAAGCTCAAAATTAAGGCTGGAGCCGAGCTAAAAGTAGGCGTGCTGCTTCATGATAATAAGTCCACCCAGCTGCCAGCCAAAGGCCAGATGGCGGTATATACCGTGAAATAA